The genomic stretch AACCTTCTTCTTCGATTGTTGTACCTTCACCAGAGATGGATGATACTGCCACTCTCAAACTTCAACAGTTGAAAGACCTACTGTTTGAGCATGAATTCTTAATTATCCTCGAAGAAGATAAAGGTCTGGCTCGCGACATTTGTAAGCTTTTTGACGAACTTGCGTTTTATAAGATTCCTGCACTGACTGTCAAATGCTTAATTGAGTTTGAGGCTTTCTTTACCCAATTGGTCAAGGACTTTGTCCTTCTTCGAAACACTGACCTTCAGATAAAGACCAAGATCAATGAGATGAGGCTTGGGTGGGATTTTAGTGAAGCGTACGAGAAGAAACTCAGTGACTTCGAGGCCAAGAAACATGAGCGTCCCTGCCAACAACAAGCCTGATCAACAAATTTCATACTACCAAGATCAAATAGTCGAACTCAATAAGAAGATTGCTGAAGTGGAAGCGCAAAAAGCTTCCTTAGATACGGCTGAAGCACTTCCCAGTCAAGATGTCGTCGACCATGAAGTTCTTAAAGGGATTTCACATGGCGAAAAGGCCCTTAAGATCGAGGCTAGTATTAAGCAACTGCGGGGGAAGAAAAGCATTATTGATAGTTGAATCGGTCATGAGACGACCTTTTTTGAGGATTTTAAATCTAGATTTCCCACTTGACTTTTCTTTTATGTAGTTGCCCTTGTAAGGTCGGTTGACCACTTTGTATGCCATCCTGGCTGTTTGAACGATTTAATGAATATTTTCAATATGTTTAGATTTGAATCTCTGGTAGCATAggtttatattttttcaaatatttcccatttTCCCTTAAAATCTTTTGATCCATGCCCAGTTCCTGAATTTCGTAAGCATTGTTCGTAAACGTTCGGATTATTTGAAATTATCCCTCCCATTTTGGAGACCATTTTCCTAAGGTTCGATCTCTTTGATCCATAGGTAGAATTACTTTCCAAACATAATCATTTACTGCAAAGGTTTCCGTTTCAACCCTTATGTTGTACACTCTTGCCACACACGCTTTTTGTCGTATCAATACCTCCATTACAACCAGCCTTTGTTCGTCTAAATCAGTTAGTTTGTCAAACATCAATTCCCAATACTGTTCCGACTGAATATCTTTCTGGAGTTGCACCCTAACTGATTGTAAACAGATCTCTATTGGTAACACAACATCATGCCCATATGTTAGACGAAAAGGAATCGAATTCGTCGCCTCTTTTGGGGATGTCCTACGAGCCCACAAAATTTGGTCTAGTGTCTTATGCCAATTCTTAGGTTTTTTGGAAACATGTTTTATGATTAAACTAATTATCACTTTTTTGGCtgcttcgacttggccatttgctTGGGCGTAATAAGGTGTAGAAGTCTTCAACTTAAATCCTATTTCAACGGTAAATTCTTGCATGTTTTGTCCCACAAAAACTGAACCTTGATCTGTGGTAATAGTTTCGGGAATGCCAAACCTATATACGATGTGTTTTTGAATAAATTCAATCACAACCTCCTGATCCACATTCACTAAAGGGATAACCTCTATCCATTTTGTAAAGTAGTCTATTCCGACCAAGATAAACTTTTGTTGTTTCGATGAGGCCGTTCGAATTTCACCAATGACATCCAACGCCCATCCCCAAAAAGGCCAAGGCTTGATGAATGCGTGCAACTCACTTACTGATGCGTGTTGGACGCTCGTGTGCATCTGACATTCTTGGCACTCTTTGGCAAACTTGATACAATCTTTTAACATACTGGGCCAATAAACGCCTTGTCGAAATAACAACCATTACATCTTATGGCCTACTTGGTGTGCTGCACAGGCCCCAATGTGTACTTCAGATACAACCAAGTAGGCTTTTGTATTTCCAAGACACTTAAGCAATATTCCTTGAAGAGTTTTCTTCAAAAACTCATTTCCCAGGTGTATATAACTTAGAGCCCTATACTTGATTTTCCTATCGGTGTTTCCGACTGGATTTTCCAAGTACTCTATGATTGGTCTTCTCCAATCTGACTGTGACAAATTTTCAATGGCAAAAACATCGCGTCTTACAAAAATTTCAAACTCGGAATTTTTAAGACATTCGTCGTCGAGACATCCGTCGCAGCTGGAACTGCGTTCTCAGCTGAAGCTGCCGTCGGAGTCCCCTTCCCCCATGTTTTTGGGATTGCCATATTAGGTGACGACGGGACGTTCAACACCATCTTTTCCTGTATCTCAATAATACCCTTAAGTCTTGATTTTGATACCTTGTACCCAGAGGAGATTTGGGCTAACTCATTCGCTTCTTGGTTCTCCATCCTTGGTACATGCGTAATGCTGACGACCTAGAAGCCTTCCAATAGTCGTGTCTCCATTGCGAAATACATTAGCATATTATCTTTAATGCACCTGTATTCTCGTGTGATTTGTCTAATCACCAATTCTGAATCTCTTTTAACCTCTATTTTCTTGGCCCCTAAATCTCTAAGGATTTTAAGACCGGTTATTAGGGCCtcgtattctgcttcattattggAACATTTTTTGTTGACTCTACAGTTGAACCTTGTCGGAATGTCTTGTGGGGATAATATTAATACCTTAACTCCTGTTCCATCCTTATGGATTGACCCATCGAAATATAACCGCCAAGGGTCCGTGTCAACCATGTTTAGTGAAGGTTCGACTATGGTATGATCCACTATAAAATCTGCTACTATTTAGCCCTTCATAACCCTTAAAGGCTTATACGCTAAAGAAAACTCTGTTAATGCTAGCGCCCATTTCCCAATCCGACTATGCAGAATGGGTTTAGACAATTTATGTTTAATAACATCATAATGAGACAAAATATAAATATCAACTAGttttatatattgctttaatttcatacatgaGAAGTACAGGGATAGGCACAGTTTTTCAATCAAATTGTACCTAGTTTCAGCATCTATCAAAATTCGACTGAGGTAGTATATGGGACACCAATGACATCCTCTTGAGCTAACATACTTCATATGGTTGTATCTGACGCAATAATATACAAACTCATATTTTTATTCCTACTGGGAGGTAACAAAATGGGAGGCTTTGTAAGGTATTCTTTGATGGTGTCGAAAGCCTTTTGCTGCTCTTGTCCCTAGTGAAAATCACTCTTCTTCTTGATCTTGAGGAGTGGTGAAAAAACCTTCATCTTACCACTTATATTCAATATGAATCTTCTCAAGAACTTTATCTTCCCTAACAAAAACTGGAGTCGTTTCTTTGTCGACGGAGGCTTGAGATCCAAACTTGCTTTTGTCTTGTTTTGATTGATCTCGATGCCTTTCTTGTGTACCACCAAACCTAAGAAATCTCCTGCATGTACACCTAAAGCACATTTCAATGGTTCatttttaattcatattttctcATTCTCTCAAATGAACACCGAAGGTGATCAAGATGATCATTTAGAGATGATGATTTTATCAAAATATAATCAATGTATACATGCATAAATTTTTCGGTGAAATCATGGAATATGGCATTCATGGCTCTTTGATAGGTTGCTCCCGTGTTTTTTAGACCAACCGACATCACAACCCATTCATATGTCCCCAAAGCTCTAGGGCATTGAAACACCGTCTTGGGGACATCATCTTCGGCTATAAgaatttgattatagccagaatAACCACCAAGCATACTCAAATATTCGAAGCTTGTGGATGAATTGACTCGCATCTCTGCCACAGGTATTGAATACTCATATTTTGGAGTAACAttatttaaatctctaaaatTTATACATATTCTGATAATTCCATTTGTCTTAATGACATGTACTATATTAGCTAGCCATTTGACATACCTTGCAGTTCTGATGAACCAGCTTTTGAGAAGTCTTTTGATCCCCTGCTTAATCTTTATAGTGACCTCTGGAGCAAAGCATCGAGGATGTTTCTTTATCGACCTTTTCCCAGGTTGAATAGGCAATCAGTGCTCCATCACACTTCAATTTAAACCAGACATTTCGTCATAGTCCTAGGCGAAACAATCTCTGTATTCTGTCAATACTTCGATCAATTTAGCCTTAACCTTTAACCCAACTTTATTACTTATGTACGTTGGTCTTTTGTGACTCCATCTCCTAAATAAATTTCTTCTAGTGGGTCTTGTGCTTGCATTTTCTACAACTCATTCAATGGGTTTTCCTCAAACCCCAAAGGCTCATTGTCATAGATGCAATCAAGCCTTCAGAtttctgaagttgttgtttgGTCTTGTCAACCATCTTCTATCTCTTTGGCTTTGAGAGACAAGTTTTGAAGTCTCTCCCTTTCTAGGGCTGACTTTCTTTTGTTTTCAGCCAAATAGGCCGAAATTCGAGCCAAACCTTTTGACTCAGCAGTCATCTCTATCGACTGCAGGCCACCCCGTAGGTGGAGTTACCATCTTTTGCTCCATTTCTTCTTCAACATCCCACATGAATCTGTAGTTGGGATCAAGGTTCAACATGCAACCGGTGTTGATTGAAGTGTAGGATCCTGATTCTTCATCACAAGGTGTGATGTTTACCAAATGCTGGTCGAAGAATTTCGTCGAGCCCTTGGCCTCATTGATCCGGTAATAGCTCTAGTCAACTTCAATGTTTTCTATGATGTTGTCCTTTCGCCAGATTATGGGCCTTTGATGTACAGTTAAGGGTACTTCTCTTATTCCATGGATTCATTTTCTTCCTAGGAGTATGTTAAAATTTTCTTTGGAATTTAATACCATAAAAAGCGTCGAGCATGTGGTCGTGCTAACAGCTAAATCGACATGGATGACACCGAATATATTACTAGTTTTTCCTTCGTAGTTTGATATAACCATATTGTGATGTCAGAGATCATCGTCGCACTTCCCCATTTTATTGAATAAGGTATAAGGCATTAAATTGACAGTTGCACCCCCATCTACAAATACCTTGTTTACTGCGACCCcattgtcataccctaaattttaccccGAGTTTTAACTCGCACCATCATAGCATAAATCAATCCATTTTGTCGTGTATTTCATCAGTTTAAAGCATTCATCAGGGTTCAGGTAAAAAGTCAGGAATTCTGACATTTTATCTGACTTTGACAATACTCATTCAGTCGTTtgttgattaagaagtcaaaagacttgatttctcaatctcgTTGCATCGCTTATTTTTATTGCATCGTGTTTCAGAGGTTTGGAAAGTGATAATCAAGAGTATTGTTGGTGTCTTAGTCTTTGTAGGGTTTTGTTTGTGCTTGAGAATAAACAACAAATTATACAAGAGCGATTCATTTGCATTTGATTGTCTGTTCATGATTATTCAGTCAGTGAATCAGTACATTTACAAGACGTTTGCATTTTTATACTTGACACATCGTATATTTGTTTCGCATAACACTTAAAATGTCACTCGAAATGATTTTTGGATCCATAGACAGACTAGTCAGATCGTTTCTCAATTGTACGTCGAATTAATGGGTGAAAGATTTCAAAATCGAGTTCGCAAACGTCAGTTTCGTTAATCTACATTCCACGTAGTTTAACGTGGTGTGCTCGTTTTAATTTTTTGATTACTTTTTCGATCGTATTTTGGTCTGTCTGAACCTTTTAACCGGTCcttttttatttcaaaaattgatcaaatcctgtatgtttccgagaaatttatttcgcgctgatcaTTTTGATGCATTCCGTTTATCTTTTCGAACATTTTTGTGTTCAATTTTTTATTTACTttgaatctatttatttttatttttagcCAAAATAAATCTTTAGAATTTATTATTTATAGTTTTTATGGtgtttcattttattttgtttttttattatgAAAAGAGAGAATTGCTCTTTTGATTTCTATCATAAGTGTACAATATGTGTATTGGTGTTACTATATTGATTATATGTGTGTATTTGTGCATGATAAATGTGTATTGTTTATGTAGTGATCAAATTATATATTATAAATGTGATGTTCATGTGTGTGTAAACTTAATAATAATGTTATGTATATTATGTGAATGTGAGTATAGTAAAATAATGTAGTAATGACTACATGTTGTATGTGTTGTAAGTGTTAACAAAGTGATGATAATGTCTGATAGTAAATTGTGTGTTATGTGTTATGATAATTGTAAATGTAATATAAGAATGATAGATAGAAATATAATACTCTCTGTGTCAGAATTCACTCTTTTTATTTAACTCTCTTTCTCACACCACACAAAAAACACATAACTCTCCTCCCTGTCTCATATGCCATGACATAGcaaaaaaatatcattttattttttctcttctTTCTCCACACAAACAACTCCATAAACCGCCTTCTTTCTCTTCATTTTTTTCCATCATTATCCATACAAAAAATATCTTATCTCTCACATATCACTTCCTCTCATCTCTCAAACATCACTTTCTCTCATCTCTCAAAGATCACTTCCActttttaaacaaaaaaaaagtataaaagttttatcattttctttttctACGCATAACATTAACCTTCAAGTTTCATAATCATCCTCATCATCTCATTTCACTCTCTTCAAACATCAACCTTCAAGTTTCttaatcatcatcatcatcaaccaatatcCTACTCATCACAACTCACTTAACTCTCTCATGAAACTACAACCTAAACCATCATCATCTTCTCAAACAACCATATAAAGTCAAACACGAACACCGTCAGATTTTATTTAAGAGAGTAAGTGAGgatttatttgttttatttttattatcttTTGATGTTTTTGCGTTGTCTCAATACGAGTTAGAGAAAGATtatgttgtgttgttgttgtttctCTTTGCAAAACCATGAGAGAGGTATAATCATAAAGAgtttatttttttaattgtttttctCATTATTTTTGATGAAGATGTTAAAGAATTAAAAACAAGTTATGTTGCTGCTAATGTATTGTTCTAaaacgaagaagaagaagaagaaaaggtTGGTCATTTTTAACTTCCCCCACTGCCACGTGTCAACATCTGTGTGGGTGGGGGTTTATATTTTCTTTTCTTGATTTGAGGTATAAAAGccttttgttttatttttatttattttgtttttttatagAAAACCTCATCATATTCTACTATTTTATTTTGGAAAGTTAAGACACATTGAAGCTAGATGAGCATAACCACCCAAGTATGCAGCAAAAGAATTTATAACATTTCTCTAGTTAGTAATTTTTTTCATTTAGACAGTAACAAGTTCATAGAATTTTTAGATGCATCATATTCTactattatttattattattcCGAATTATTATAACTATTTAAATATTATCAATATTATAACTATTATTATTACTATGATAATtactattatttaattattactattattattcattattattattacttaTTAATTTTATTGATTCATTACTATTATTGATGTTATTGTCATTATTATTCATTTTTTAACACTATTATTCATTATCATTAGTAATTATTATGGCTTATTAattctttttaattttattattaattattattttctttatttatttgttattattattgatttattatttttatttataataattattGTTGTTATGATTATTTATAATTATTATGATTTGTcattatttttattcttattattgcttttgttataatttttgttttttttactaTTATTGTCATATTTAGTTATTgattaaattttttattttaaattaataaagAAAATTTTGATTTATTTTTGCTTTTTTGGGTTTTTCACAGATGCGTAGCAATTTCGaagttaaaattcaatttaacttcatAAATTACTTATACGCATAGAGTCTTGTTGATCGACCTCAAatagggtgattcctacatgaatcgccttacgattgcttaacatagtgttAAATTATGTAGTTCAAATTTCTTGATTTTTTCTTAGAGTCCattggctttctcttgggccttcttacaacgagattcttttattttttcaattgtCTTTCAAAGCttatataatttaattatcaTGTGTTGTATCCCCATTCGATAAACTGTACCCCTATTCCCAAACATGTGTAATAAATTTACCGCTTTCATTTACTTTAGTGTACTAGTTGATTGTTAACAgaagattaaaatcaacccttttagaaaagaacaaaaacaaacactcgatccaacgtcgagtcttttttcccaaatcaaatccaaattgattgcaaagtcgagcatcacccccgccacatccaaactattttcataatcaaaccTTAAGTTAAACTCAATTTTGTAAACAAACTTGGATGAAAAAGGAAGTGGTCTGGAGCCTTCCATTCTCTTCCCcgagtacttggatacgagtagccttactcgtCTGTTCGAGTATTTGTCGTCCGTCCAAAACACTTTAGGATTATTTAAATCCTTTTGAAAATTAATGATGAAAAGGAAGATGGTCTAGAGTATTATATTCCTTTTTTCGAGTACTTGGATATGAGTAGTCTTACTCGGCCAttcgagtaatcgtcatccaacaaaacactcaaccaatcaaacttgttttccgctCTTGCGCGACCtcgaaaacattttcagaaaagagtatgcaacgTCCATTTCaatgcgaaacaaacaaagacttcagcctccaagagcgaACAACAAGTAAAGGTTTTATCTTAAAATATTAcccaagcatcactctctttaaaagcaatccaccaAGTAGTTCTATTTGGGTAGAACTATGTAtaccttgagttcttcatagcacctgaagatacgtaggagcaggattgcaaaatcttgtcagacacattaatattaaaaaccctaagtctttcttttatttatttctttttctctctcATAAAGTAAAGGATAACATTTAACGTTAGCTAACACTTTATCACAAATTTAACTAagtggttcccgttgagtacaacgaacgtgaggggtgctaataccttccccttacgtaaccgactcccgaacttgaatttggttgcgacgaccattttatttttgtttttattcgtggtttttatcgatattttccatttccttcattggaataaataaagttcgacgGCGACTTTGTTCGAACATCTTTTCCGCAAGTGTGTGAACGCCTCATGAAGGATCGCgtttttcgagatgcgacagctggcgactctgttggggattaATCTATGGCTTCGTGCTAGAAAGAGTCAGGCCTAAATGAGTTTAATTTGTGTTAAGTGTTACTTTTGATGATTTATTTTTCTTCTATCTTCTTTTGTTGTTATCTCATTATGTAGTTGATATATATTATCTATTGTGGTCCTTTGGTATCATTGAGGCTCTTTGATTATTTGACACTTTGTGAGATAGACTCTatacccgagtctgagaaaatCATAGGATTAAGATGGTGGTTTTGTAGTATTAGCCCACGAGGAGCCTTCCTTATTGGGACAATATgaagaccccgcctagagtaGATTCTCTTGGAGATGTTATTGTCCGACAAGCCTTCGTCATAGAAATAATGTTTTCAAGTTGGATCgatgactctagggaccttttagAACATGTTTCATCtttggtggttgtgtagtattgaaccaCGAGGAGCCTTCCTCATTGGGACAATATGAAGACCCCACCTAGATTAGATTCTCTTGGAGATGTTATTATCCGGTGAGCCTTCGTCATGGTGATAATGTTTTCAAGTTGGATCgatgactctagggaccttttagAACTTGTTTCATCtttggtggttgtgtagtattggACCATGAGGAGCCTTCCTCGTTGGAACAATACAAAGACCCCACCTAGAGTAGATTCTCTTGGAGATGTTATTGTCCGATGAGCCTTCATCATGGCGATAATGTTTTCAAGTTGGATCAGTGACTCTAGGAATCCTTTTATCCAGAACTCCTAGAGCTAACCTGATAAGTGGGTTTCACGGGTACATAAAACATCGAACTACCCGGATGTAGGAGGCCTACATAGATTAGTTTGCATTGTTGTTACTAGTGTTACCCCATACCGTTATCTACACATGAAATTTCATTACATCCATATGTGGCATggcattgcatttttgcatatcaaaaacaaaattattCATTCATATATCATTTTCATCCAATATGCATCATGCATGTCATTGACCAAACAAAAACTCATTCTATCTTACGTTCATAACCAGCTAACTGATTACCCGACACTCGCTCAAACTTGAAGCATGTCTCCAAAAGCTATGGACGAACTCCAACAAGGTCAGAATTTGTTAAGAGAGGAGGTCAATCGGTTGAAAAGTCATATGAGTCTGGTCATTGATATCCTGCAAGCTTTGTTAGGAAAGGAAGGCAACCATACACTGTATGCTACAACAACATTGGTTACTTCTCTACTTCCGTTGGTGTCATCACTGATCAAAGGCAACCACAGGAAACAAATTTTCTAGTTCAAGACTCTCTTCTTGGATGCCATCCTCAACCCTTTCTCCCAAGGTCTCCTCATCAACATCCATTACCCATTCCCCAACCAAATTAGAGGAATCAGGTTCATGACTAGAAGCAAGCTCAGATCAAAACTCAAGTTAATCCAGAAAGAAAGCGCCCAGACATTGAGTTGATACCTATTACATACATCCAGTTGCTACCTCATTTGATTAGAAGTGGGATGGTAGTACCTAGATTTTTGCCACCGATGCCTACGCCACATAAGCCATGGTACGATGAGAATGCTAGGTGTGAGTTTCACGATGGGTCAGAAGGACATAACACTGAGAATTGCAGAGACTTTTAAAAGTTAATGCAAGAATTAATTAATGACAAGGTTTTGACATTCAAGAAGAACGGACCAAGCATGGACATATTGATTACAAGGTCAAATAATGATGATGTCAAAGGATCCCCAAAGACCCTTTAAAACTCTACCTACtagatggatgtcaaaactcTGAAGGCTAGCATTGAGGACATTGAGGCAGTCATTAGTTCAGCTCAGAATGGTCAAGTGATCACTACGAGAAAACTCAAGGAATAAATATGGTCCTCAAGAAGGAAGGATATTCCGGAGTCTAAAAAAGGCACCCACCCGCAGTTCCAGTTCACTATCATCGATCAGAATCTTCTAAGCATTCGCAGCAACAACCTTTGTCTGTTCCTCCACCAATTGAGAATCAAAGTTACAATCGCCATCGAACAGGTCCCCTAAGGCCACCCCGGTTTAATCCAATTCCGATGGCGTACACTGAATTGCTTCCTTATTTGATTCAAAAATATTTGGTGTTCCTCAAGAAGCTTAACCCGTTGGTGACGTACCCACTTAACTTCAAACACAATGCTATATGTGCGTACCATGATGGATCGTTAGGGCATACCACTAAAAATTGTAAGGCCTTCAAGTACAGGGTACAAGAGCTCAATGATCAAAAGATATTGTCATTTGCAGATTCTACAAATGAGGTGAAAAAAACCACACCATGGAGCTACAACATCACCACTGACAAAAGAGGAAATGCAGAAGAAGCAGGGAATGAATCCAAAGAGGTTGCACCTAATGAAGAATCTGAGAATGAGGACTCAAAGGATTGTCACATCGATTTTGAAGAGCATGATGACCCCAACCTGTGGGTCGGGAAAGTTCAGTAGTTAATGAAGCAAGCAAGGAAGCTCATCCTCAACGCTAACAAAACATTTTGttatttcaatttattttgtAATTTCCTTTGCATGTTGAATGTTTATTTGCTTTTAAGTATTGTTGTTTTCTTTcaatggtaatattaatgaagtggTCATGCATTTTCTGAATCAATCATGTCGTATTCACTCATTTTTTCCATTTATATCAAAAACAAATAATATTTCTCCCATTCATTTTCTATTCAAACTGTTATTTTAGCAAATTTTcaaggaggatgatgaaaataAAAATACCCAAAATTATTGACAAGTATTTTTTCGAATAGAACTTTGCTGATGATGTAAGACATTGTTTCAACTCCCAAACACCGA from Lathyrus oleraceus cultivar Zhongwan6 chromosome 7, CAAS_Psat_ZW6_1.0, whole genome shotgun sequence encodes the following:
- the LOC127101929 gene encoding uncharacterized protein LOC127101929 — protein: MENQEANELAQISSGYKVSKSRLKGIIEIQEKMVLNVPSSPNMAIPKTWGKGTPTAASAENAVPAATDVSTTNVLKIPSLKFLFGIPETITTDQGSVFVGQNMQEFTVEIGFKLKTSTPYYAQANGQVEAAKKVIISLIIKHVSKKPKNWHKTLDQILWARRTSPKEATNSIPFRLTYGHDVVLPIEICLQSVRVQLQKDIQSEQYWELMFDKLTDLDEQRLVVMEVLIRQKACVARVYNIRVETETFAVNDYVWKVILPMDQRDRTLGKWSPKWEG